CTCAAAttcagtgtttttggttttgttttgttttgtttttgttttgcttctaatGCTGCAAACTTGAAGGGAGGTATGGATTTTAGGTGATGGTGAAATTAATGAGATCGGGGTGTTTGGGTAAATGGGCAGCTGAGAGGAAGGAATTAGTCTTTGAATCCAATTCTAGAAATTTGAGTTGCATTCAACTCGAAAAGATTCCCCCACAtatgaaatatgatttattgGGGGGAGGGTTTACTTAGAGTGTCTTTAGAAGCAGCATTTTGAACTGATTTAGTGTTCCATGTCCTAAAAGGCATATATTCTCTGACATCTCCTCGACTAAAACGAATATTCCATCAGGGTGGGGGTGGTATCCTCTGGGGTCAAAATAATCCGAATCAATGTAATAACAGGCATTGTGTAAAGTCTCAATGCATTCCGGGCATCTTTCCAGGTACTTTGCATACATTAACCATGTTCCACCAGCCTGTGAGACAGGATTTAACAAACCCACTTCACAGACGCAGGGCCTGAGGCTCACAGAACTTCGTGATGCACCTGGTtcacagagctaataagtgaTGGGGCTAGGACTAGACCCTTGGTCTGAATTTGTCCAGAGCTCACACTTTTCCGCTTCTCCCAGCCTGAGGCTGGCCCTGGATCACTGAATTCACTTTCTTCAACTCCAAAATGTTTCTcaagtgaggaaaagaaaaacgcTGTGACCAAAATACTGGATTGGAATACACAACCAGAGCAAtaagaatatcaaaataaataagagatacgaataaaggagagagacagtgacagtaTGATCATCTACCTGTGAAAAATCAGATATCCTCAAAAGATCAGGGGCTCACAAAATCATCTAGTTCCATCCTTCTCTGTAAAAAGTAAATCTTTTAGAGCCACCCTAAGTGTggttggggaagagaaggaatatATCAGcggtggtttttttgtttctttcctcagcaTACACCTGTCCTGGGCTCCCTGATGTATGCTGCACTTTCCTTATCTTGCAGCACTCTTGGGACCCAGACTCATGTTCTGCAAGATTTGCAATAGAGAAACTAGTCAAGTGTTTACAGGTACATGTCGTTTCCCAGGAAGCCTTTAATTAAGAGACAGGCAAAGATGAGAACCCCCATGAATGAGTACTGAAGAAACAGCTCTCCCAACATATTGGGGTCATCCAAAGACTTAAAGATGGTGACTTGAGCTCAGTGGAAAGAATCCCAGTCTCTGAAAGATATTGTGAGGACCATGAATGAGAAATGATGAGAGACCCCAGCCAGAAGTGGTTAGCATCGCATCCCTACTGTCTGTTCTTGGAGGCACTGAAGGACCATGCTCAGGCCAGGATCACCCTCACTTCCAGCTTGGAATTCTCAGGAAAGGAGGACCTTGATGTAACATGAGCAGCTACAGGAAAGCAGAGAGTGAAGTTACCTGGATGGGTCTTCCATCAAGGTGAGGACCCAAATGTGGACTAAGAGCAGCACCCACCGCACAAACAGAGGCCCCAAATATCTCCTCTGATGCCGACCCTGGGAAGCCCCGGGCAGAGATGTCAGTCTGATTTCAGCCTCAAAGGTCTCAGGGAGGTGAGGGCCTCCGTTTAATGGAAGATGCCTCACTGTTGCAGAGAGAGGGACCTGGACCGTAACAAGAATTCACGTGAAGACCATGAGTGTTCTGAGGGGACCCCCAAAGCAGAGGGGGCTAAATAGAGTCCCGCACCTTTCTTAGCACCGGGGAACCCAGAAGAGCTCCAACTGAGGAGTCGCCTCATTCTACCTCGTGAGTCTCAGGGAAGGAATAGCCTTGTCTCACAGGTCCTAAGTGGAGTCAGGGTGTGGCCCTTGAATGCAAGTGAATCTCTCCCGAAAGAAGGAGGCTCGTAGAGCGCCGCGCCTCTCGCCAGGCTTGTGCAGCCCAGGAAGGGGTAGCCACGCGCCGCGGGACCAGAGATTCCCCTCTGGCAAGTCAGGAGAGTGGAGCTTTGGAGGCCGGCAGGGGGAGGAGCCCCAGGCCCTGACGGACGTGGGGAGGACCCTGGGCCAGGACGCGCGGGGACCACCGAGTTCTCGGCGGCGGGGTCCTAGagcgccccacccctgctttcgGCCCTCGGAGACCCCGGGCGGCCGCCGCCGAGGGCCGGATGCGGCTGCGCCGACTTCCTTTCGGGCCCGGACCTCAAGGCGGAGGGCGCGCGGCGTTTGTTCGGCGGCGGCCGGATTCCCGGGACCGGGCTGAAAGTGAGGTGAGGACGCCGAGTGGGACCCGAGGAGACGACTCCCCGCGCCCCCGTAACAGAGGGGACCCCTCCCCGCCATGGGCCCGTTTGGCCCTGGCTCCTGGCGGTCCCGGCGGAATGTGAGGCCTAGCAGTCCCGTAGCCGTGGTCCTCGTAGCCACCGGGACGGCCTCAGGGACGGGAGGGCCTTTGTCTAAAGGGAACGATTTCTTTAGGCAAAGGGGGTGGTCTGGGACCTCGCAGGGGACAAGGCGGGACCCTTGGAACTCATGAGGGTACGCCCCTCCGGGTGACTGCGCGGACCCCCACTCCTGCTGGCAGTTTTGGAATGCCCTAGAGTAGCTCGGCTAAGAGAACCCCCCGGTTTTGCCTAGGGGGTGGCTCAGGGAGGGAAAGGCCTTCCCTAAGGAAGGCGGCCCGGTTGGCGGAGGGAGGAGGCTTGGCCCTAAAAGGAGTGAGGGTAGGACCACCCGTACTAACGAGGGGACCTCTCCTCAAAACACGGAGCCGCGGGCGCGCCTGCATGCCTCAGTTGGGTGAGCGGCTGAcgcttgatttctgttcaggtcacgatctcatggctggtgagttcgagccccgcatctggctccgcagctgacagcgtggagcccgctggggattctctccctccctctctttctgcccctccccagctcccgcgctctgtttctctggctcaaaaataaatatttttcaaaaaaatagggAAATGCACAGAACTGCACCCCCACTCTCAGATATGGAAGTGTCCAGATAAGGCACCCAGATGTGCCGCACACTAACTTTTCTTCTAGCTACTCATGGACGTGAGGCCTTTGCTTTGAGGCTTGTAGACTCACATAGAGGGAGGAATCCCAAAAGACTCCATCTTTTACTggtatatttattgtttttgttgttattgttagtgCCCTTGTGATgtcatttgtactttttaaatgtttgcttcctGGTGAGCCGGTTACACAAAGGCACAGTCTCCTCTGAAGCATGTCTCGGGCCTGAGCTGTAGTTTAAGGGTTGGCTGCCCAGTTTAGCAGAGGAAGAGGAGTCCCATGTCATGCCATATGTCAGGGTATAAATCCTGTAGAAATGAGACAACTACCCCAGAACAGAGGAGGCCACAGAAATTCCACCTGTGCAGTCAGCCTCAGGAAGCCAGGAAGCCAGCCTCTCTGGCTGAAGTACCCCCTCATTTCCTTTAAGGAAACATTTGGTCTAATTGGAGAGGCCCCATTCAGCAAAGGAAGGAGACCTGGTTCCTAATAGGAGTCAAGGTAGTGACACTGATTACAGATGAGCGGACTGTTCCCAGAAAAAGGTGAACCACTTAGAGCCTTCTCAGAACTAGGAGACTCAGACATAGTGACATGATAAGTGTCACTCACTTCTTCCAGGGAATCTCAGGAAAGTGAGGAATCTTATTGGTGGGGGAAGCATCAAGTCAGTGTATAGAAGATTTTCAGGTACTGATAGGACCCAAGGAAAAGACCTAAGAATTGAGGGGACCACCTACACCACAGCATTGAGGGCAACAGAATCCCTTCCTGTCAGCCTTGGAAGTCCACACACAGTTGTAGCTAGATCAGGAAACTTTACTTCTGTCTAGGGGCTCTCAGGGAGGCAGGGGCCTTAGAATGATGGGATAGTCCTTAAGCCAAGACACAAAAGATTTCCAGGTCCTTCCTGAGGTGAGGATGAAGGCACTGATGGATGACTGAGATGAGCACCCACCCAAAGCTCTGGGGCCCACGAAGTTCTGCCCCCTCCAGCCCTGGGAAACCTCAGGTAGAGGTAGCCAGATGTGTCAGCCCTCACTTCCACATCATAAGCCTCAGGGAGATAAGGGCCTTGGTCCAAACCTAGAAGACCCAGGTGGGCTGAGGGAGGAACCTAGATCCTGTGTCCAAATTAGGACTAAAGAGGTAAGTGATGTCAGAAGGGCGAAGTCCGTGGAATCTAACCCCTGCTACCAATCCAGGGAGTCCATGGATAGGGTGACTGGAAGTGGCTCACTGTTTCTTTCATCCTGGGGTTTTCAGGATGGCGAGAATCTTAATACCACCTGAGGGAGCTCAGGTCAACAAAGGGAGGATCTCCAGGTTTCACCAGGACTCACGGAGAGGGCTTTGAGGACTGTGTGCAACTCTGCCCCATACCAGcagggcgccccccccccccgtgatcTCTCTCCTTCTCGTCAGTCCCAGGAGTCTCCAGGAATAGTTGTTCATTAGAGGTGCCCATCAGGTCCCACTCAGAGATAACAGGGGAGTGAGAAGATTGATCTGATGGGTCAGTAGCAGGAAGAATCCCAGGCCATCTTTTGAGTAAAAAGTGAGGACTACACATAATAGGGCCTCAGCCCACCTGCTATAGCTTTCAGCCTCTAGAGACTATGGGCACTGTGGCCAAATACGGCCACCCCTCACTTCTACCACTGGGTCTCAGTGACTTGTGGACTTTATTACGAGGAGAATTCCTCAGGTCATGAGAGGGGGAGTCCCAGATCCTCCCAAGAGGCAAAGTGAGGACAGCTGAAGCTACCACCACCACTGCCCTCCACCGAGTAGGGGGAACAGAATCTTTCCAAGTCCCCATGCTCAGCCCCTGAAGGCCCAAAGCTGGATTATTAGGCTGAGACTCCTTCTCATTTCTTTGCATCAAGTCTAAGGGAGGTGAGATCCTGTGCTGAGGGTGTAACACCTGTCAATAGAAGGGAGGGTCCCAAACTCTAGGCGTAGAAAAGATGAGGAATGAGTGAGGACTGAGGACCAACAAGTCCCGCAGCGAGAGGACCCCACAGTGCTGTCAGCACTTCTCAGTTCCTGCTTGTGGGTCCCAGGGAGCTTCGACATGTCAATTTCATGGAAGCACAGGAAAGAGGTCCTGGGCCCTACCAAGAGTTGATGTGATAATCATGGATTATCCTTGAACACAGAGAAGGTACATGCTACCAGTCCCACTTGTCACCTCAGTGAGCCACAGGCAGGGCTGGCAAGCTGGAACCTGGGGCTCACTTAATCTGGCTTCCTCCACTGGGTTCACAGGGGACAGGCTGACCGAGTGCAAGAGCCCTGGGGGTCCCAGAGCCGTGCCTCTCGGAAAACCTGCAGAGGTGGTCTCTCCCTGCTGAGGGGCTCACACTCTCATCTTCCCTGCTCCAGGTGTCGGTAGCTCCTGCCCACACTGCCTGCTGAGCCAGCCATGCCGCGGGGCCATAAGAGTAAGCTCCGTGCCCGCGAGAAACGCCGCCAGGCCCGAAGTGGATCGCAGGGTCTTGAGGGTGCTCAGGCTGCCGCAACAGAGGTTGAAGAGTCCACCTCCTCTCCTGTTTCTGGGGCTGCTCCCCTGAGCTCCTCTGCTGCTGGCACTTCCCAGGAGCCTCAAAAAGGCCAAGCCACCGCCAAGCCTGCTGGGCGTGTTTCACGGCGAAGATCTAAGGCAGGTGCCAAGAGCCAGGTTAAGGAAAGTAAAAATTCGTCCCAGGCCTCAACTTCTGCTGAGAAAGTTCAAAACGATCCTCTAACCAGGAAGGTGGGGATGCTGATGGAATTCCTGCTAGAGAAGCATAACATGAAAGAGCCCATTATGAGGGCAAGTATGCTGAAGATTGTCACCAGAAGGTTTAAGGAGCACTTCCCTGAGATTCTCAAGAGAGCTTCTGAGCACTTGGAGCTGGTGTTTGGCCTCGAGTTAAAGGAAGTCAAGCCCAACGGTCTCGCCTACACCCTCGTCAGCATCCTAGATACCACCGGTGACGGCAGTGTGAGCATTGGCTCTGGCTTACCTAGGAGCGGGCTGCTCATTCCTCTCTTGGGTGTCATCTTCTTGAGTGGCAATCAAGCCTCTGAAGAAGACGTCTGGGAATTCCTGAATATCTTGGGCGTCTATGATGGAAGGAACCATTCAATCTTCGGGGATCCCAGGAAGCTCATCACCCAAGATTTGGTGCAGGAAAAGTACCTGGAGTACCGCCAGGTGCCCGACAGCAATCCTCCACGCTATGAGTTCCTGTGGGGCCAGAGAGCCCATGCTGAAACCAGCAAGATGAAGATCCTCGAGTTTTTGGCCAAGGTCCACGACACCGTCCCCAGTGCCTTCCCATACCATTATGCAGAGGCTCTGCgagatgaggaagagagagccCGAGTCCGGGCCGCATCTGGCCGCTCTGCTCCTCCTTAGAGAGGGCTGAGGCAGATTCTTCGCTTTGTGTTTGATGAGGTCTGCCAACCTTTTAAGTAGTGAGAGGTTAAGGTGGGGTTGGAGAGACCATaatatatcttctttgttttcctgttgtgCATTGAGTAGcttacaaatgttttaaaagaatgtttaaagaGAATGTTTCAGAAGAATCTAATAAGATTCAGAATCCAAGTTTATAAATGACATGGATCACATATTGCCGTTTATCAGGTTTAAGAGTAAGGTTTAAGAATAAGATTTAAGAGTAAGAGTTTTGGTATTGTGTAATGTAGCTTGAAAATCCTTGTGTCTTCTTTAAGTTCCAGAACAAGATAATATGGCTTTGGAATGgggatttttttcagaaataggaaAGAACCAGCAAAAATATAGCTctagttttaaaatagaaacaaagtaaaatgtaGTTACATCTTGGTTTGTcttatttttgtctgtctctttgtgAAATTCAAGGATATATACCTCAATGTCCTTAATTTATTGAAGAGttcagagaaaattaaagaataataaattacgTTCCTCACTCAGTGCCCAGTTTATTCTCACCACTAATTGAGTGTCTCCTCTTTGGAAGGTTATATATTAGTAGCGATGATGCTGACGATAAAGAAGACCCTGCACCTGGCATAGATTTTTAACGGCAGTTACTATATAGGGAAGATGGTGTGATGAATTCTAATACGTAaaagacaagttaaaaaaaaaaaaacaatgaggaagGGGGTCAGGTGAAAGTACTAAAGTGTAAATTCTCTGAGCCAGGACACTTTGGGGTCTGGGGCTTTGGAGATTCCTTGCCGCAAAGTAATTTTAAGTGAGCTGCTTGCTGGGCTAGGTGGGGCTGTGATTGTCGTGAGCAGGGGCCAGACCTTCAGATGGGGGGCCTCAGGGTTGAGAGACAACTCTGGAGTGAGACACTGTCCTTAACAGTTACTTTGAGATTGCAGGTAAACCACAGAGCATCACCAACTGGGGAAGGACTAGAAGGTGGTTGGTGCTTTTGTGCAGGTGCGGGTAAGCTTGGTGCGCACAGTGTTTTATGAATGTTGTCTTTGGGAATTTCTCAGAGATAAGGTCGATATTCCCTTAGCAGGATGCCAAGAAGCGCTGTGCTGGCACTCTTTGGCCTGGGGGAACCAGACCCTACTCTGCTAAATAGGTTATGTTGAATGTAACTTGACAAAATGTCAAAATAGGACTAGATTTTGGTGGTGGTGAGGCAAATGAAAATAGCATTGTTTTTGTTGGGAGGGtagttgggagggaggggaattcTTGGTGCTTGACATAAATTATACAAGCTTTGGGTTGAATCCCGGTGAAATCCCTGCATCCAAATTAAAGAACATACTCTATAATGGGGAAATTTTACTTAGTGTTACTTGCTAAGCAGCACTTAGGCCGACGTGGTTTTCTTTGTCCTAGAGTACTACAGTCTCTGAAATCtcctgaacaaaaacaaaaaaattcccagaGATGAGGGAAGTTTCTTCTGGTGTGAAAACAAGCataataataactaccatttattaaagacCCAGTATTTGCCAGTCACTGTGCGAGATACTTCACATACATTACATATGTTCTAGCACTCCTGCAGGACAGGGCTTATCCAACACTTGGCAGACGAAGAACTTGAAATATTCCCAAGTTCATATGGCTGGTGAAGTGACAGAACCAGGAATAGAGCTCAGTCTGATTGCTCTCTGGAGCCCACACTGTGCCACTCCTCCCAGCCTGAGGCCTACCTGTTCCTTGATTACCTTCTCTTCTCGCTATGCCATGATGTCTCTGAGGCAATGAAAGAAGGACCCTGTGgccaaaagaagaaagataaaaatgagaatcGGGCACAATTTGGGGATTGTCCCTGGGGTTCATGTCCCTAGGATCTCCTGGCCCCTCGCCCCAGGGTCCCCCTGACAGCTGGCTCTGCCCTGGTCTCAGCACAAATGTCCACTCCCGGCGCTTTCCTGCATGACGGCTCCCTCCCCTTGGACTTCCCCAGTGGGCCCTCATGTCCATACCTGGACCTGACCTTCAGGCCAGCTCTCTCCTGGGTCCTCCCCTGGAGGCTGCACCCTGCTCCTGGGGGAACAGACAGCTCTCAGGCCTCACCCTCCCCTGATTTAGAGCATTCCAACTCCTTGCAGCTCCCATCCCGCACCCTGGCCCTCCTCTGACAGCAACTGCCCTTCTGTGTAATTCTGACAGGTCTAGACACCTCCTCATCTCCCCTGGGTGCCTCCACCTCACTCTAAAAGGTTTGCTGCCAAATCAGCTGGTAAGTACACTCTGATTTGACATCGAATCTCCAGAGCCTTTGTAACTCTGAGGCTGGAGAAGACTTTTTTGGAAACAACTTGATATTTGCAGCAGAATTTTAATGAAGTGTCTTATTTGAATGTGGTCATTGAATCTGTACACTGATGAGTGAACTTAACTACGTGGTCAAGAACCAAAGCCTCCTGCCTAAGTGGTAGATGAGGAAGGACCCAGGAAACCACTGTGTAAGCAAATGTCTGCTGAGGCTCAATTCCCAAAAACTCATCTTGGCAGACATGCTAAGtttcaataaaaaggaaaaaggattcaCTGTTCTTCCAGTGAATCTTGTCTGTATCTGTCCCAGGGAAAATGTTGTTTTCATACTGTACTTAATGGCACCTGTTCACATCGGGTGGTGGGTAGCCATGATTTTGACAATGCACCTAAAAAAGTAGGGGAAAGTTCTCAGCCTACTGAGATTATACAGGTTATTGCAAATGGCCATGCAGGAAGGTGCTGTTGAGGGACAAGGGGTAAGCCCTCCCTGCTGAGATTTATAGGACCCTTTTGAAAATTagatggtaattctatatttgaaAACATCAGTTACATTGTACGCAAGAGAAGAATAATTGATGAATTTCAAGGTAAATTTGGCCTTCTCAGAAACTCCTCCAACTTCCTCAAGAAGGTTGAGGGtacttgggtgggtcagtcgtttgagcatccaactcttgatttcagttcatgtcatgatctcatggtttgttgagtcgagccccacatctggctctgtgctgacattggcAAAGCCTGCTAGGgattatctccctccctctccctctgcccctcccctcctcaaaacaataaacatttttgaaaaagggaagaaggttGTTGTTACAACCAATTGCAACAGTTGCTCCTGATTGAGTACCTACAATGCAGAAGCCATCAATTGCCATCCCACTCACAGTTGGGAGGGTCATGTGACTAACTCCTACCACTGACCTATGAGCAGAAGCATGTTTATCACCTCCAGGCCAAAGCACATTAGAGCCAGTATGCCACCTCCAGGCTCTCTCTTCCATTCAGCAGCAATCCTGGGGAGCCCGTGTTGACATGTGGAGCCACGTGATGGATACAGCCTGGGTCTCTGGGTCGCCTCATAGCAGTGAGTCTCTTGCCAACCCCCATCAGGTAGTATGTACGCAAGAAATAAGTGCTGATTGCATTAAGCCATTCAGCTTTCGGGTTTCCTCTATTGCATCAGTTAGCGATAACTTCATCTGAGTCATGTGCAACTGGTATTTCTGTTGTTAGcctcatttaaacattttaatggcaAAGCTAATAGTAGTTTATATATTCTTGTTATAAAAAATTCTGACACAGGTCAATCAGAGTCTCCCCCCCATAACATTCCCCCAAAATTCAACCCCCTTTTCAAAAGGAACCACAATGAACTGTCTGATGTGTGTCATTTTAAAACGGATTTGAGGCTTTTTCATACATAGATGTGCCATAAGAAGATAGCGTTTTTAGGCATACATAGGCAACGGTGTGCATATTGTTCTGTAACTTGCTCTTCTAACTTAATGAAGTGAATGCAGGATCTTTCCATGACAGCTCATATGAGATCTGTCTCACTTTTTATAACTGCCATTACCATTAGAAAAAGTCCCAACCATCCCTCTCTCTCGTTCTGGCAACTTACAGCATGAAGCAGAGCCACCTCAACCAGCCTATAGGTCCCTGAGAACTCAGGGCCTCTGTGTTAAGATGCTGAGTTTTGCGGCTATTCATCAGGCACAAGGCGTTTACTAATATGTACGTTAAGGATTAGCAATGGTTACAAGCAATTCAGATTtgaatttttcatctttgtattccacAGGTAGCCCACAggactcttaaaaatattttaggggcgcctgggtggttcagtttgttgggcatctgactttggcttaggtcatgatctcataatccatgggttcaagctctgcatcgggctctgtgctgtcagctcagagcctggagcctgcttcagattctgtgtctccctctctctctgcccctccccttttcatgctctctctctctctccctctctctcaaaaatgaataaacattaaaaaaaaaggttaagaaaaactttaaaaggcaTGAGAAATGCCAATTATAGATATTAGGGAAacctttaaaatgggaaaaataatttataaaggaaGAAGCAAATGATCTATAATAATTTC
The DNA window shown above is from Lynx canadensis isolate LIC74 chromosome X, mLynCan4.pri.v2, whole genome shotgun sequence and carries:
- the LOC115507576 gene encoding melanoma-associated antigen B1-like, with protein sequence MPRGHKSKLRAREKRRQARSGSQGLEGAQAAATEVEESTSSPVSGAAPLSSSAAGTSQEPQKGQATAKPAGRVSRRRSKAGAKSQVKESKNSSQASTSAEKVQNDPLTRKVGMLMEFLLEKHNMKEPIMRASMLKIVTRRFKEHFPEILKRASEHLELVFGLELKEVKPNGLAYTLVSILDTTGDGSVSIGSGLPRSGLLIPLLGVIFLSGNQASEEDVWEFLNILGVYDGRNHSIFGDPRKLITQDLVQEKYLEYRQVPDSNPPRYEFLWGQRAHAETSKMKILEFLAKVHDTVPSAFPYHYAEALRDEEERARVRAASGRSAPP